A segment of the Hemicordylus capensis ecotype Gifberg chromosome 6, rHemCap1.1.pri, whole genome shotgun sequence genome:
AACATGTCCCTGAGGATAATCTGGACCTTCAGGCTGTGTCTGAATTGGAGCAACTATTGCTGAATGTGACTGGATGCCGGTCTGTTTCTGTGACAGCTGCCAATTCGGGCTGCTTCAACTTCCAGGGGATCTATGTAGTTATGCTTGGCCTACCCCTGTTGGGAAAGGAGGCTGAAGGGAAAGCAAGTTAGTGTGCTTGGAGCTCTTAGGATTCTGAGACCTGCACAGATTTTGCTATGGTCCTTGAGCTGCATGTGCTGACCAATGCTTCCATTTGTTTCCTCTTCTAGTTTTTATTTGCTAGTTCAGATTTCACAAAGTGAGCTCTTTAAATGTCTGAAGAAGCCCTGAAACTGCTTAGGCATTTGTGCTTGTCTCAGTCCACTACTACAAAGGTAATTCTCTTGCCCCAACTTAGACAACAGTACAGCTGCAAAGGGGATACTTGGCAGATCCTGTTAACTACTTTTAaggctctcttctccccccccccaccgccgcttaAGGtgctaaattaaaaacaaacccttcccttattatttaatctatatattaattcggtggtctcttttgtatctataccttccacgcatcctcccaaaatagcaaataaacatgtatctatacttttatatgcagatgatatggcaatcatgtcccaaaccccaattggtctgagacgtgctttgggtctcctctcaaaattttgctcccaagagtccattgagattaactatggaaaaaccaaagttctagtctttgccaaacgacctaggcaatattgttggtccatcaatggccacaggattgcacaggtcaacctcttcaaatatctaggagtggtttttcagtcatcaggttcacgcaatgcccacctcaaatccacattgctgacggcacagtcaaccacgaaccttattacctcttttcatttctcgaggggggcttcttacatccccgctgcagttaaactgtttgtatctaaagtccactcccaagtgctgtacggagcccaaataggacctgtcagcaactttatggctttagaaaccctgcagtctaaatttctgagatctatattgttagtcccccgatgcgtgcccaatgctgcgcttagacgagaggtgggtatgattagattggaaacttgctattggaggactatcatattattttggttaaaatttgtcttctcttgcgtaggactggccccccttattaagactgattgtttccgatttaagtggcagacccaaattgctgacaaattggctcattatggtttctctcaggatgagattataaaattgggatacgatcgtgccaggattgagattaaacaacgtatcatggacatggaactgcaggaagaagtcgcttctctgcctaagaatatctttctaggggatcaaatcttcaacactaaaccagctagctatctaagtctagttaccatccccaaatttagacgtgctctgacgctcgcccgtcttaatgcgcttccatctgctgtcatggagggaggatttaaaggtacccctttttctgctcgactttgcccttgcgggtctggtcaagtggagacaattgcgcatgccatactttattgtaacttttatagggacacccgcttaagattagtgtcccctttgttgcaacattttcccgggcacttggatgacttctatttgaagtacttattgtccagttctgatgacaacctaatcatcagaatggcaaggtattgtcatatcatttgcaccatccgctcaggtttttaataatgttctgttcttttcttttcttcccctgtgattcttgtttcatgattgcaatggagggtgccctgtttaataaggttttcagtcagacctatttggagttcaccataactgttctaattttaacttggtactattgtgttataatccgttttattatgctgagtctcttttcttatatgtaagcatgtaagtatgtatgttttagctatgcactggtccatgaccgtaataaaggactgactaaAAACAAACCCTTTTGTTGGGGTCCTAGtctgccactgatctatttggggaAGGGGTGGAATTAACTTGGTTCTTCAGATTTTCTGCTTTCAGTTTAATCCTTGGGTATATGTTGTTCAAGGagatagaggtcattcacatgatggCTGAGGAAGGTGCAGGGGAAGGCCAGATGGTTCCTGTTTTCCCACCATACGACTGCTGGTTCTGGCCAGCCATGCCGCTTATGCACCTTCTGTACTTCAGTGAGTAGCGTGACACTCTGGAGGCCAGGGGAGGATGCctggcctccagctatcccacaatgcactgtacaagcagcgtggtgcattatggaaattCCTGAGACTGGGTTGCTCCTTTCCTGAGCCTCTATGGTTGCAATGGCTTCTGGCAacctgtgtgcccacatgaccgGGCAGTGGGTTAGGagggtgcatgcacatgtgccctcctacctcacttttcgCCTTGGGCTACCCGGTATGAAACTCGGGCTACCCAGttgaggagtgccaggattgaggctgatcctggcggttctcaggGCCAGCCCTACTCAGGCTAGTGctgccctatctgggtagggctggttgtgagaacgactTCCTTGAAGTGGTTCAGTAGTACTTGGTTTGGAGTTCCTGCAGTCCTTTAAATGGAAAATATCTAGACATTCACAAACTGTTTCTTGCTTGACTCACCTCCATTTTCCCACTGccccctccattcttttctttctcttgaaTATTACTCAGTTTAAGGATTGAGGAAGGGGAAGTGTGCTGGTGAGGGATTGTTTTctcttgcattaaaaaaaaatgtataatttgaaaaaacaaaaacaacccactTTTTTAGAGGAAGCATCACAATTTTTCCAGCAACTATATTTAGCAGTTTGAATTCTGgggaactgggtcaaactggacttgactttaagtgtgtgtgtgtgtgttgaaaatacCCATGGGTCCCCTGATCCAGCCTGGGACCACACTGTGGGCAGTGTTAAATCCCTCTGACTCAGAGTGGGAGCCCTTGTGGCTATTTACCAGAAACACACAGGATCAAACAGTGGTGTTTAAGGTCACATTGAGTTTGACTCTGTGACTCTTGCACAACACAAGCAATTGTTGAGTGGAGGTCATGTGGATTCTGCTCAAGGATCCGAGCTCAAGGAGTCAGCTGTGGCTCTACTGCATGAAATCTGTGTGGGCAGGAAAGGGCTGGAGATACCAGAAGCCTCCAGGGTTCTTTGTCTTAAAACTGTTGACTCCACAAAGGCTGCTCTGCACTTCCTATTTTCCAGCAGAGGAAGGAGTTGAATATGGAGTATATAGAACGTAACTATCATGACTCTCCCCACCACAAGGATAATGGGAAATGTTGTTCAAAAGGGTTAAGAATTCTTTCCCCTCTTGAACTTTGAAGAGGAAAGAGAGGAATGACAGCAAAACCAGTTTAAATCTACAGTATAGCTATGCCCTGTTGTACACTTGCATACATCAATCTACCCACCCCTCTAAATTGGCATGGGCCACAGATTCCTtttctgggcaagttgaaacacATCGGTCTGCCCTCTACCTATGACCCAGAGGCTTTAGGAGAACCACAAGTAGGCCACTATTTGGGCAACATTCCACCATCAAGACCTTGCCATCTTATCCCATCACACCATTTGCTGGCCAAAGGGGAACAAGCTGCTACATGCTCTGAGTTGCTCTCCTGGAAAGGATCAAAGAACAGACCAGCCTTGATTAAGAGAAGGCAACAAGACTGAAGCAGTTAAGAGAGCATGAAAACAGCCCTTGTCTCCCAGAGTGGGATGGCTGCCACAGGCCGCCTGGCTTTACTCACTTCCTTGTAGAAGGCTTAATGGCTGATTGCAAATGGTTCTTGGGCAACAGTGCTACCTCTTGCTACCCGTGGTCCCAGCTGACGGCTGGTGTGAAAAGCCAGTTTTTGTTTGAACACAAAGGTGGCCCTCTTAAGGGAGCAGACTTTGCCTGTGTACCGAGAGCAGCATCCGGGTAGAGTGAAGTGGAGGGATTAGGTGAAAAATCAACAGACTTCCAATGAATGCACAGTTCTACAAAGTTCACCATTTGACAGCAGAAGACAGGAAAGCTTGTTTCAGGAGAGTGGAACAAGCAGTTCGCAGGATGTTTACATGATGCAGGTCAAATAAGCAAGTTGTTTCCATGGAGCTCTGTAATATACCCAGTTGCAGAAACACCATTCCATTGTTTGGCCACGTACAGTTTTATATGCTCTGTTTTGATAGACCCTTATTCTGGATTAGGCAATAGTCTGAAATGCTAACTTCAAACTATACTGTTCCCTATGAGGCAGAAAGCCCATGTTCACATTTCAGAGAGAGATGGTTCAGGGGGAAAATGTCTTGGTATATAATGTCAGCCTGCACCTCACGCACCCAATATTCGAGTGTTCGGAATTTCAAGCTGTTCATGCTAGTAAAGTCGTGAAAGCTAGTACGGTTCCCAAATAAAACATGCACAGTTGTAACAGGCAAATAGATATACCTGCTGCTGCTAAGCAGCAGGATTATGTACAATAGCATTATATAATCTAGGTGCAGTTGAGTATGCAGCCTGCCTGCATTTCTAAGCTGGTTTGCCCTTCAGTTAAACCACGCTGCAGGCTGTATATGTGTATCGGGATCTCTTGGAGGGAGACCTTGACAGACCCACCCGGCCATACCAACTCTTGCTGATCTTGAATAACTATTGAATTCCTTCCATGGAAGTGTAGCAAAACCCGGGATTTAATGTTTTTGAGCTTGTTTAGTAGGGATGGCCTTTTAGCAGTCACAGCTGAATGGAGCGGATGAAGATGAGGGAGAATCCTGACTCATCAGGgtcatagctacaattgaatggTGGGGGTGAAAGACCAAACATCCCtcggcccctgagggaggggaggccACTGGCTGGATGACAGTTTGCTCTGCTTTCTCCTTTCTGCCTCTGAAAAAggaggttggggggcaggagCCCATCTTCGTTTTCTGTCCCAGGTCCCAccccagccttgctatgcccctgggactCATCAGGAACCAGGATTCGCATGCCAGCCCCCCTGCCCCATAAATCTGCCATACCCACTGTCAATGCATCTTGGTTCATGTACTTACATttagtttgcggggggggggagaaaaagcagtCCCTCAGAGTCATGGAAATCTGTTCTGTGGTTCTTGGCTGACAATAAGGAAGAGTTAGATTACCACATAGGCTGGTggcctctccccctgcctgcccacccataaAACACTCGTTAAGCATCTCGTTTATTTACAAAGCTTTAATAGAGTACAGAGGCACATGGAAGGGCATTGCCCAGTGCATGGGAGGGATGGGTGTGGTGAGTGGGGTCAAAGAACACCGAGAGAGAGCAGCTTCATCTATACAAATGGATCGGATCTTGATTTGCAGCTTTCAGAGAGATGAATGAAATATTCAGAGGCGGTGCAAGAGAGGAAGGTTAGAACTGGGCAATGCGAGGAAGGTTAGAACTGGGCAATGAGAGAGCTTTCTTACATTGCCATCCTGAATCCAGCTCTAGTTGCTACTTACTAGGACCCTTGTGCATGTCTAAATTCACATTCCAGAAACCTAATGACAACTCATGGCCAGCTACCTGAATCCCTTGGATAAGACCATATCCACTGAGCTCACAACCCAGAGTTGCAGAATCTCTGATCTAAATGGATGAACACAAGAAGTGTAAAaacgcaagagctgccatgcggAATCAGGCCACATACCCATTTAGCTCAGCACTGTGTACCAGATAGTGGCCAACCGGATGACCCCAATGGAGGCTCACAATCAAGGCACGATAGAGATAACCATCCTCTGACACCTGACCCCGGCATCTGGCCATcggaggtatcttgcctctgaagttTCCTTCCTAACATATATGCCCAATAGCCTTCCATTTGCCCGCTTTTCCTTCATACTAAGTATAATTAACTGAACACAAACCAAACACTGCCAAATTAAAAACCAGGTTCAGAACAGAAAAGGAGATAAAAAGATAACATAGTTAAAGTGGGGGGATCCAATCTGTCTTGGTGAAAAATGGGAGTTTTCCATCAACAGGACAGCCCCCAGATCTTTACCCTCCTGTGCTAGGTGGTAGTGCGGATAGGGGGCGGGGAGGAGCGATTTTCCAGGTTCACTGCACAAGGAGGCCTTTCTTCCCAACCGGAATGACTTAGTTCCATGATGTGATCTGCagaaggagggagaaaaattatcCAGAAAAAGTTATCTAAATTGGAAGATACCAATTTTGTAGCTACCTAACACAAAAATCTGAAACCAGTTTCAAGCTGGTTTAACTGTTGTGCTTCCTCACAATGAACCATGGGATCACAGATTTGTGAGGGTGCTGAACTTTCCATGCTTTTTCATAGGACGAGAGTTCCCCAGCTTCCTTGTTTGACAACCAGGACAGTGAAAACAGGTATGAAATGGAGTAGTCTACATTAGCAGAGTCCTAGGCTGGGAGGGATGAGATGGTTGTCACCATATATAACCCTCAGCCCCAAGGACAGATgttctagaaacataggaagctgccatatactgagtca
Coding sequences within it:
- the LOC128330468 gene encoding uncharacterized protein LOC128330468, with protein sequence MAIMSQTPIGLRRALGLLSKFCSQESIEINYGKTKVLVFAKRPRQYCWSINGHRIAQVNLFKYLGVVFQSSGSRNAHLKSTLLTAQSTTNLITSFHFSRGASYIPAAVKLFVSKVHSQVLYGAQIGPVSNFMALETLQSKFLRSILLVPRCVPNAALRREVGMIRLETCYWRTIILFWLKFVFSCVGLAPLIKTDCFRFKWQTQIADKLAHYGFSQDEIIKLGYDRARIEIKQRIMDMELQEEVASLPKNIFLGDQIFNTKPASYLSLVTIPKFRRALTLARLNALPSAVMEGGFKGTPFSARLCPCGSGQVETIAHAILYCNFYRDTRLRLVSPLLQHFPGHLDDFYLKYLLSSSDDNLIIRMARYCHIICTIRSGF